From a region of the uncultured Desulfatiglans sp. genome:
- a CDS encoding hypothetical protein (Evidence 5 : Unknown function), with the protein MTNTIVGFHPEMVFLANLGVNLHVCLCGDLQVASAQTLDFLDIGQKSSFPDWKRGSAGKLFPDGNCYAIAQKSILKICHGYCNRRIRFDCRFG; encoded by the coding sequence TTGACAAACACCATAGTTGGTTTCCATCCGGAAATGGTCTTTTTGGCCAATCTCGGCGTCAATCTGCACGTTTGCTTGTGCGGCGACCTGCAGGTCGCCTCCGCGCAAACGCTTGATTTCCTTGATATTGGCCAAAAATCCTCATTTCCGGATTGGAAACGGGGTTCTGCCGGGAAATTATTTCCGGATGGAAACTGTTATGCAATTGCCCAAAAATCCATTTTAAAGATTTGCCATGGATATTGTAATAGACGCATCCGCTTTGATTGCCGTTTTGGTTGA